The following are encoded in a window of Spiroplasma tabanidicola genomic DNA:
- the pheS gene encoding phenylalanine--tRNA ligase subunit alpha has product MLKKLEEILKTFRKEIKDAKDKKSHEELKRKYASRDSALVEISRDLKDLDPDQKREFGIKINEVRTEVFSALNELEDALKYEELKKQLEKEKIDISLQGMTFKRGSKHPLNLVIDEISDIFTELGYEMVSGTEFESDEYCFQKLNMPIGHPARDMQDTFYVDEKNVLRTHCTNMTARRLTQLSKMNVEEKSIASISYGNVYRRDDDDATHSHQFMQIDGFAVGKKINFATLKWTLEYMCKRLFSPKTKIRLRPSFFPFTEPSCEVDISCVNCSGSGCKVCKNTGWIEILGSGMIAPEVIEQNGLDSNEVGGLAFGIGVERVAMLKFGINNIRDFYENDIRFLEQFKFFGD; this is encoded by the coding sequence ATGTTAAAAAAATTAGAAGAAATCTTAAAAACCTTTAGAAAAGAAATTAAAGATGCAAAAGATAAAAAAAGTCATGAAGAATTAAAAAGAAAATATGCTTCTAGAGATTCTGCTTTAGTTGAAATTTCAAGAGATTTAAAAGATTTAGACCCAGATCAAAAAAGAGAATTTGGAATTAAGATAAATGAAGTTAGAACTGAGGTTTTTTCAGCTTTAAATGAACTAGAAGATGCTTTAAAATATGAAGAATTAAAAAAACAATTAGAAAAAGAAAAAATCGATATTTCTTTGCAAGGAATGACTTTTAAAAGAGGTTCAAAACACCCTTTAAACTTAGTAATTGATGAAATTAGTGATATTTTTACTGAGTTAGGTTATGAAATGGTTAGTGGAACAGAGTTTGAAAGTGATGAATACTGTTTTCAAAAATTAAATATGCCAATTGGTCATCCTGCTAGAGATATGCAAGATACTTTTTATGTTGATGAAAAAAATGTTTTAAGAACTCATTGTACTAATATGACAGCAAGAAGATTAACTCAATTGTCGAAAATGAATGTTGAAGAAAAAAGTATCGCTTCAATTAGTTATGGAAATGTATATCGAAGAGATGATGATGATGCAACACATTCACATCAATTTATGCAAATTGATGGTTTTGCTGTTGGTAAAAAAATTAATTTCGCAACATTAAAATGAACATTAGAATATATGTGTAAAAGATTGTTTTCACCTAAAACAAAAATCAGATTAAGACCTAGTTTTTTTCCATTTACCGAACCTAGTTGTGAAGTTGATATTTCATGTGTAAATTGTAGTGGTTCAGGATGTAAAGTATGTAAAAATACTGGTTGAATTGAAATTTTAGGATCAGGAATGATTGCACCAGAAGTAATAGAACAAAATGGTTTAGATTCAAATGAAGTTGGTGGATTAGCTTTTGGAATTGGTGTAGAAAGAGTTGCTATGCTAAAATTTGGAATTAATAATATAAGAGATTTTTATGAAAATGATATTAGATTTTTAGAACAATTCAAATTCTTTGGAGATTAG
- a CDS encoding ISNCY family transposase gives MNEKNKMEIIKAVIDEKLSKKAAAIKICQTIRNVNLLINKYKKYGYTAFIHKNTGRISNKKIKHQISDQIIDLYINKYEEYNYKHFLEKLWSNHQISVSYTYLINLLKKNNLYSPRIHKVTKKMIKQKITNLLKNENIKKLEKREYLNTLLSIENIHPMQNRKTEFGERLQTDASVHYWVDNEKWYLHGFIDDATGKVLALYFDKEETLMGYYNITKKVLLEYGIPKEIITDKRTVFWSQKEKESDLHSDSLTQYGFLCHNLGIKLTTSSVPQTKGRIERLWNTLQDRLPKELKENNLSDINEANSFLNEYIKRYNSQFSLQLNNIINSFSIFKEHKNIDFYLSRRFERTINKGSTIKYQNKFYLPHSNGEPVFYKNKTKIFVVETFDGQLYSNSFSEWMPLIEVQQNSTYKEAYEDKSVSDIQKTHKQIKTNSPWKYTNWIFYKNSKNKVLGKID, from the coding sequence ATGAATGAAAAAAATAAAATGGAAATAATTAAAGCTGTAATTGATGAAAAACTATCTAAAAAAGCTGCAGCAATAAAAATCTGTCAAACAATAAGAAATGTTAACTTATTAATTAACAAATATAAAAAGTATGGTTACACAGCATTTATCCACAAAAATACTGGAAGAATATCAAATAAAAAAATAAAACATCAAATAAGTGATCAAATTATTGACTTGTACATTAATAAATATGAAGAATATAATTATAAACACTTTTTAGAAAAGCTTTGATCAAACCATCAAATAAGTGTTTCATATACTTACTTAATCAATTTATTAAAAAAGAATAATTTATATTCACCAAGAATTCATAAAGTAACTAAAAAAATGATTAAACAAAAAATTACTAACTTATTAAAAAATGAAAATATTAAAAAACTTGAGAAACGAGAGTATTTAAATACTTTGCTTTCAATAGAAAATATTCATCCTATGCAAAATCGAAAAACAGAGTTTGGTGAGCGCTTGCAAACTGATGCATCAGTCCACTACTGAGTTGATAATGAGAAATGGTATTTACATGGTTTTATAGATGATGCAACAGGTAAAGTTTTAGCTTTATATTTTGATAAAGAAGAAACTCTTATGGGATACTACAATATAACAAAAAAAGTTTTATTGGAGTATGGGATTCCAAAGGAGATAATTACTGACAAAAGGACTGTATTTTGAAGTCAAAAAGAAAAAGAGTCAGACCTTCACTCTGACTCTTTAACACAATACGGATTCTTATGTCATAACTTAGGAATAAAGCTAACAACTTCAAGTGTTCCTCAAACAAAAGGCCGTATTGAAAGGTTGTGAAATACACTTCAAGATCGCCTACCAAAGGAACTCAAAGAAAATAATTTATCAGATATAAATGAAGCAAATTCATTTTTAAATGAATATATTAAAAGATATAATTCACAGTTTTCCCTTCAATTAAATAATATCATTAACTCTTTTTCTATTTTTAAAGAACATAAAAACATAGACTTTTATTTATCAAGAAGATTTGAAAGAACTATTAATAAAGGATCTACAATAAAATACCAAAATAAATTTTATTTACCACATTCGAATGGCGAGCCAGTCTTTTATAAAAATAAAACAAAAATCTTTGTAGTAGAAACTTTTGATGGGCAATTATATTCAAACTCATTTAGTGAATGAATGCCTTTAATTGAAGTTCAACAAAACTCAACTTATAAAGAAGCTTATGAAGATAAAAGTGTTTCTGATATACAAAAAACACATAAGCAAATTAAAACCAATAGTCCATGAAAATATACTAATTGAATATTTTACAAAAACTCTAAAAATAAAGTTTTGGGAAAAATTGATTAG
- a CDS encoding DUF4064 domain-containing protein codes for MKAIKIMNLVLGIFGALFVFMSASLIIISIPGEKMHAYSMFNSEYAHWLQYLLILVAIIAFIATMVCFFINNNPYISIFDLLASILAIIISISFYFMTYDVVIKLLGSSSYLIISIVLFIVFPIIIFIVRSALSIVAIVKSNNEDGNKNVTSNKFNQQFQPQPQFQPQPQFQPQPQFQPQPQFQPQPQFNMQQQVNNMNQAHDDLSFTSTPNDETFNIADKIQKLRNNLSENDFENMHIEDHDESVQDQNFDVPNLENYDQTQEENNFDQENFQNQQQDIMFNQFKQQNQSNSQQPRIKRPDRPVGVQEEQLSNTVQEYLFSDKPKDPYKQTIVPRRLVAQKASIYKDPIGNIPQKIASKPQTERKQPKVDMNYENKIFLGDGDRIWEALKKQNRNIQPKKNLANNDNFNMLDNLQKEKTRTLEIDTNKIFDPINDENEEKSATIEWDD; via the coding sequence ATGAAAGCAATTAAAATTATGAACTTAGTGCTTGGAATTTTTGGAGCATTATTTGTATTTATGTCTGCATCTTTAATTATTATTAGTATTCCAGGCGAAAAAATGCATGCTTATTCAATGTTTAATAGTGAATATGCTCATTGATTGCAATATTTATTAATTCTTGTGGCAATTATTGCTTTTATTGCTACTATGGTTTGTTTTTTTATCAATAACAATCCTTATATTTCAATTTTTGATTTATTAGCATCAATTTTAGCAATAATTATATCTATATCATTTTATTTTATGACATATGATGTTGTAATAAAATTATTAGGAAGTAGCAGTTATCTTATAATTTCTATAGTGCTGTTTATAGTTTTTCCTATAATTATTTTCATAGTAAGATCTGCATTGAGTATTGTTGCTATAGTTAAATCAAATAATGAAGATGGTAATAAAAATGTTACTTCAAATAAGTTTAATCAACAATTTCAACCACAACCTCAATTTCAACCACAACCTCAATTTCAACCACAACCTCAATTTCAACCACAACCTCAATTTCAACCACAACCTCAATTTAACATGCAACAACAAGTAAATAATATGAATCAGGCGCATGATGATTTATCATTTACTTCAACTCCAAATGATGAAACATTTAATATAGCAGATAAAATTCAAAAATTAAGAAATAATCTATCTGAAAATGATTTTGAAAATATGCACATAGAAGATCACGACGAAAGTGTTCAAGATCAAAATTTTGATGTACCTAATTTAGAAAATTATGATCAAACTCAAGAAGAAAATAATTTCGATCAAGAAAACTTTCAAAATCAACAACAAGATATTATGTTTAATCAATTTAAACAACAAAACCAATCAAATAGTCAACAACCAAGAATAAAACGTCCAGATAGACCTGTGGGTGTCCAAGAAGAGCAATTATCAAATACTGTACAAGAGTATTTATTTTCTGATAAGCCAAAAGACCCTTATAAACAAACAATAGTACCAAGAAGACTTGTTGCACAAAAAGCAAGTATTTATAAAGATCCAATAGGAAATATTCCCCAAAAAATAGCAAGTAAACCTCAAACTGAAAGAAAACAACCTAAGGTTGATATGAATTATGAAAATAAGATTTTTTTAGGTGATGGAGATAGAATCTGAGAAGCTTTAAAAAAACAAAACCGTAATATTCAACCTAAAAAAAACTTAGCAAATAATGATAACTTTAACATGTTAGATAATTTGCAAAAAGAAAAAACAAGAACGTTAGAAATAGATACAAATAAAATTTTTGACCCAATTAATGATGAAAATGAAGAAAAATCAGCAACAATAGAATGAGACGACTAG
- a CDS encoding NADP-dependent glyceraldehyde-3-phosphate dehydrogenase: MRELKAFINNEFINNGEWLEIINPTTLLPAGKVTALKAEDINKAYSAARNAQKDWEKLALLERISILKKFRDAILKHQDEIAKIMSEEIAKNLKDSLAEVLRTVEIIDYTFEEAKRMDPLAMTGEGMGAKNKLGIFERVAKGVILAISPFNYPFNLALAKIIPALVMGNTVVFKPATAGSLTGAYMAKLAIEADFPKGIFNVVTGRGREVGDIITSNPEIDMISFTGSVGIGNQIRAKGSSTDLVLELGGKDPALVLDDRDLEKYASEIVTGAFGYSGQRCTAIKRVFVNDQIADKLVPIIKKHVEKLSVGTPEQNAFITPVIDEKSSDFIQGLIDDAKQKGAKILFGDKREKNLMWPTLVDYVTPDMKLAWEEPFGPVLPILRVNSIEEMIKLANKSNFGLQASVFCQDISTAINVAKQIETGTVNINSKSQRGPDCFPFLGIKDSGEGVQGIRESLISMTRYKGIVINY; this comes from the coding sequence ATGAGAGAACTAAAAGCATTTATTAATAATGAATTTATTAATAATGGAGAATGATTAGAAATCATTAATCCTACTACACTTTTACCGGCTGGAAAAGTAACTGCATTAAAAGCAGAAGACATTAATAAAGCATATAGCGCAGCAAGAAATGCACAAAAAGATTGAGAAAAATTAGCATTATTAGAACGAATTAGTATTTTAAAAAAATTTAGAGATGCTATTTTAAAACATCAAGATGAAATAGCAAAAATAATGAGTGAAGAAATTGCAAAAAATTTAAAAGACTCACTAGCTGAAGTTTTAAGAACTGTAGAAATAATTGATTATACATTTGAAGAAGCAAAAAGAATGGATCCGCTTGCTATGACAGGTGAGGGAATGGGTGCTAAAAATAAATTAGGAATATTTGAAAGAGTAGCAAAAGGAGTTATATTAGCAATTTCACCTTTTAACTATCCTTTTAATTTAGCATTAGCAAAAATTATTCCAGCACTTGTAATGGGAAACACAGTTGTATTCAAACCAGCAACTGCAGGAAGTTTAACTGGCGCTTATATGGCAAAATTAGCAATTGAAGCAGACTTTCCAAAAGGCATTTTTAATGTTGTGACTGGTAGAGGAAGAGAAGTGGGAGATATAATTACTTCAAATCCTGAAATTGATATGATTTCATTTACAGGAAGTGTTGGTATTGGAAATCAAATTAGAGCAAAAGGTAGTTCAACTGATTTAGTACTTGAACTTGGAGGAAAAGATCCAGCTTTAGTTTTAGATGATCGCGATTTAGAAAAATATGCTTCAGAAATTGTAACTGGAGCTTTTGGATATTCTGGACAAAGATGTACTGCAATTAAAAGAGTATTTGTAAATGATCAAATTGCAGATAAATTAGTACCAATTATAAAAAAACATGTAGAAAAATTAAGTGTTGGAACACCAGAACAAAATGCATTTATAACACCAGTCATTGATGAAAAATCAAGTGATTTTATTCAAGGATTAATTGATGATGCAAAACAAAAAGGTGCTAAAATCTTATTTGGAGATAAAAGAGAAAAAAATCTAATGTGACCAACATTAGTTGATTATGTTACTCCTGATATGAAATTAGCATGAGAAGAACCGTTTGGACCAGTTTTGCCAATTTTGAGAGTAAATAGTATTGAAGAAATGATTAAACTTGCAAATAAGTCAAACTTTGGATTACAAGCAAGTGTATTTTGTCAAGATATTTCAACAGCTATAAATGTTGCAAAACAAATTGAAACAGGAACTGTAAATATTAATTCAAAATCTCAACGAGGGCCTGATTGTTTTCCTTTTTTAGGAATAAAAGATTCTGGAGAAGGTGTTCAAGGAATTAGAGAGTCATTAATAAGTATGACAAGATATAAAGGTATAGTTATAAACTATTAA
- a CDS encoding TrmH family RNA methyltransferase produces MEKITSVNNNLIIKILKYKDRKVQFKEQKYLVEGLNIVREALKYHLVDTILVTKKTINEFREYDNVIEISDNVANKLSDLKTSQEVFAICNMKTQFIEKSNVLILDDIQDPGNLGTILRSAIAFDFKNIICSKNSVSVYNSKVLRAAQGNHFKLNIEYVDLDKTIRNLKEQNYLLISTSLSKENNFDKSQVAKKQHLALVLGNEGSGIKQSIVDICDKNFLLETNKEVESLNIAVAGSIIMFKLSNEN; encoded by the coding sequence ATGGAAAAGATTACATCAGTAAATAATAATTTAATAATCAAGATTTTAAAATATAAAGATAGAAAAGTTCAATTTAAAGAACAAAAATATTTAGTTGAAGGTTTGAATATTGTCAGAGAAGCTTTAAAGTATCACTTAGTTGATACTATTTTAGTTACTAAAAAAACAATTAATGAGTTTAGAGAGTATGATAATGTAATTGAAATTAGTGACAATGTTGCAAATAAATTAAGTGACTTAAAAACCTCTCAAGAAGTTTTTGCGATTTGTAATATGAAAACTCAATTTATTGAAAAATCTAATGTTTTAATTCTAGATGATATTCAAGATCCAGGAAACTTAGGAACCATTTTAAGAAGTGCAATTGCATTTGATTTTAAAAACATTATTTGTTCAAAAAACAGTGTAAGTGTGTATAATTCTAAGGTTTTGCGTGCAGCCCAAGGAAATCATTTTAAATTAAATATTGAATATGTAGATTTAGATAAAACAATTAGAAACTTAAAAGAACAAAATTATCTACTAATTTCTACTAGCTTAAGTAAAGAAAATAATTTTGACAAATCTCAAGTTGCAAAAAAACAACACTTAGCATTAGTTTTAGGAAATGAAGGTTCAGGAATTAAACAAAGTATTGTTGATATATGTGACAAAAACTTTTTATTAGAAACAAATAAAGAAGTGGAAAGTTTAAATATTGCAGTAGCAGGATCGATAATAATGTTTAAATTATCAAATGAAAATTAA
- a CDS encoding dUTP diphosphatase yields MLNEKNLNFIIDKQKELDKYIETKWNITNNEEILSKKIVALYVEICEFINEQRAFKFWSNKKPSEKNILLEEYIDGIHFIVSIGYLTGFKPEDYNFAFQNNTIIDAYLNCLQKVGEFNKNRNVQFFTNMLDAFFSIAKILDFSEKEIIEAYIEKNKVNFERQDNNY; encoded by the coding sequence ATGCTTAATGAAAAAAACCTTAATTTCATCATTGATAAGCAAAAAGAATTAGATAAATATATAGAAACAAAGTGGAATATAACAAATAATGAAGAGATTTTGTCAAAAAAAATAGTTGCTTTATATGTAGAAATATGTGAATTTATTAATGAACAAAGAGCATTTAAATTTTGATCAAATAAAAAACCAAGCGAGAAAAATATTCTTTTAGAAGAATATATTGATGGTATTCATTTTATTGTTTCTATTGGTTATTTGACAGGTTTTAAACCAGAAGATTATAATTTTGCTTTTCAAAATAATACTATTATTGATGCTTATTTAAATTGTTTACAAAAAGTTGGAGAATTTAATAAAAATAGAAATGTACAGTTTTTTACAAATATGTTAGATGCATTTTTTTCAATAGCAAAAATTTTGGATTTTAGCGAAAAAGAGATAATTGAAGCATATATTGAAAAAAATAAAGTGAATTTTGAAAGACAAGATAATAATTATTAA
- a CDS encoding glycoside hydrolase family 32 protein: MKKYLLSKVSKFIFSFLFIFVLFVIYFFSMIYVNKPLQPLQQRFSNKFHVDMKKAGMMNDIQGGFYRDGTWHVYFLYSDKIRFNAKGWKFGELGTNVYHVTTKDWLNWEYEGIAIKKNMTRYADISSGTIFEDLDNWFGYGNDAIISINSSFFDEGQNILGYYSTDGGYNFLPIKQEPIININQEIPENRSDFRDPYFFKMDNKYVVYLAQNEYFGVWVSDNPTSGFEKVGKITVPHPMLECPNLYQMNVFGSNEKKWVLFYGGNGSWGKDEDGYSVGTYYTIGDIDNNYVFIPDKNFTSKRLDFGPDYYAANFMKKDKGIKNINSLVTTGWIGNWSYIYQSPNDGRYGAMSLARNLKLNKSKNDYFISSKIIDYENSGLTKTKIFSNSTNFNNLSGAYQLNVNLKDVQDFNEAITFSFFDSFYKIDIYLDFKKNKVCIKRNTSYKILQERSEFIKTREFNVKFSKNDILKIFLDKRIIELEFPNGYTFTMSKFLGTKNDEKLSIIMQNNYQISMDYYNLDI; the protein is encoded by the coding sequence ATGAAAAAATATTTATTATCTAAGGTTAGTAAATTTATTTTTTCTTTTTTGTTTATTTTTGTTTTATTTGTAATTTATTTTTTTTCAATGATATATGTTAATAAACCTTTACAACCTTTACAACAAAGATTTTCTAATAAGTTTCACGTTGATATGAAAAAAGCGGGAATGATGAACGATATTCAAGGTGGTTTTTATAGAGATGGAACTTGACATGTATATTTTTTATACAGTGACAAAATTAGATTTAATGCGAAAGGATGAAAATTTGGTGAGCTGGGAACCAATGTTTATCATGTTACAACAAAAGATTGATTAAACTGAGAATATGAAGGCATTGCTATTAAAAAAAATATGACAAGATATGCTGATATTTCTTCTGGAACTATTTTTGAAGATTTGGATAATTGATTTGGATATGGAAATGACGCAATAATATCTATTAACTCAAGTTTTTTTGATGAGGGCCAAAATATTTTAGGTTATTATTCTACTGATGGAGGGTATAATTTTTTACCTATAAAACAAGAACCAATTATTAATATAAATCAAGAAATTCCTGAAAATAGAAGTGATTTTAGAGATCCATATTTTTTTAAAATGGATAATAAGTATGTCGTATATTTAGCTCAAAATGAATATTTTGGAGTATGAGTATCTGATAATCCAACAAGTGGTTTTGAAAAAGTTGGGAAAATAACTGTTCCACACCCTATGCTAGAATGTCCGAACTTATATCAAATGAATGTTTTTGGAAGTAATGAAAAAAAATGAGTTTTATTTTATGGCGGAAATGGTTCATGAGGTAAAGATGAAGATGGTTATTCTGTAGGTACATACTACACAATTGGAGATATAGATAATAATTATGTTTTTATACCAGATAAAAACTTTACATCAAAAAGATTAGATTTTGGACCTGATTATTACGCTGCAAATTTTATGAAAAAGGATAAAGGCATAAAAAATATCAATAGTTTAGTTACAACGGGTTGAATTGGTAATTGATCATATATTTATCAAAGCCCTAATGATGGAAGATATGGGGCTATGTCATTAGCGAGAAATTTAAAACTAAATAAATCAAAAAATGACTATTTTATTAGTTCAAAGATAATCGATTATGAAAATAGTGGTTTAACTAAGACTAAGATATTTTCAAACTCAACAAATTTCAATAATCTTAGTGGTGCATATCAGTTAAATGTTAATTTAAAAGATGTACAAGACTTTAATGAAGCAATAACTTTTAGCTTTTTTGACAGTTTTTATAAAATTGATATATATTTAGATTTTAAAAAAAATAAGGTATGCATAAAAAGAAATACAAGTTACAAAATTTTGCAAGAAAGATCTGAATTTATTAAAACAAGAGAATTTAATGTTAAGTTCTCAAAAAATGACATACTAAAGATTTTTTTAGATAAAAGAATAATTGAATTAGAATTCCCAAATGGTTATACTTTTACAATGTCTAAATTTTTAGGCACAAAAAATGACGAAAAATTAAGTATTATTATGCAAAATAATTATCAAATTTCTATGGATTATTATAATTTAGATATTTAA
- a CDS encoding glycoside hydrolase family 32 protein, with translation MKKLLKAIFVGFLGTSFSFGSVACKSYPNYKLPPIDDAKYTNRFHVQNPTTGMMNDIQGGFFRDNKWHIYFLQNADGIFDPSGYNHGKFGSVWYHVTTTDWINWKYEGPAVPKYTTKYGDQASGTFFEDVNNDFGYGSKAIIAVTTSYSDEGQNIMMFYSIDGGYKFDPVKEEPILWNLHKKTNENFRDPYFFKKDNKFIMYIAEENEFGVYVSNKPTSGFEKTGSFKADHPMLECPNLFQMNVSNNECAKKWVAIYGGNGEWGDNADGLSTGTYYITGTLDENTYIFKPDEDQTYKRIDFGPDFYAAKFVTKSSSNVDLDSLIATAWVSNWNYNFSVPNDGRLGNMSLARELKLVNQGSIEKPVYYINSSYLGFDDYKVTKEGEYSNDSDLIEKENLAGQFYKLDLLFDNLKSTEDKINLYIGDEQYDVNVIIDFLNNKIAVTRSINQDFHFGKEAFEKQRVFDINRENVNDKSILEIYNDKTILEFKFLDGSTFTMLKYPDGVTKEKVKLTSEKESINYKYYQIVQD, from the coding sequence ATGAAAAAATTATTAAAAGCAATTTTTGTTGGATTTTTAGGAACAAGTTTTTCTTTTGGTTCAGTTGCATGTAAAAGTTATCCAAACTATAAATTACCACCAATTGATGATGCAAAATATACAAATCGTTTTCACGTTCAAAACCCAACAACAGGGATGATGAATGATATTCAAGGTGGATTTTTTAGAGATAATAAATGACATATTTATTTCTTGCAAAATGCAGATGGTATTTTTGATCCATCAGGATATAACCACGGAAAGTTTGGTTCTGTTTGATATCATGTAACAACAACCGATTGAATTAATTGAAAGTATGAAGGTCCAGCTGTCCCAAAATACACTACAAAATATGGAGATCAAGCTTCTGGAACTTTTTTTGAAGATGTAAATAACGATTTTGGATATGGTTCAAAAGCTATTATTGCAGTCACAACATCATATAGTGATGAAGGTCAAAACATTATGATGTTTTATTCTATTGATGGAGGATATAAATTTGATCCTGTAAAAGAAGAACCAATTTTATGAAATCTACACAAAAAAACAAATGAAAATTTTAGAGATCCATACTTTTTCAAAAAAGATAATAAGTTTATTATGTATATTGCAGAAGAAAATGAATTTGGAGTATATGTTTCAAATAAACCTACTAGTGGATTTGAAAAAACTGGTTCATTTAAAGCTGACCACCCAATGTTAGAATGCCCAAATTTATTTCAAATGAATGTTTCAAATAATGAATGTGCAAAAAAGTGAGTAGCTATTTATGGAGGTAATGGTGAATGAGGTGATAATGCAGATGGATTATCAACAGGAACTTATTACATTACAGGAACTCTTGATGAAAATACATATATTTTTAAACCAGATGAAGACCAAACTTATAAAAGAATAGACTTTGGTCCAGATTTTTATGCAGCAAAATTTGTTACTAAAAGTAGTTCAAATGTCGATTTAGATAGCTTAATTGCAACAGCGTGAGTTAGCAATTGAAATTATAATTTCTCAGTACCAAATGATGGTAGATTGGGAAATATGTCTTTAGCAAGAGAATTAAAATTAGTCAATCAAGGTTCAATTGAAAAACCAGTTTATTACATAAATTCTAGTTACTTAGGTTTTGACGATTATAAAGTTACAAAAGAAGGTGAATACAGTAACGATTCTGATTTGATAGAAAAAGAAAATTTAGCAGGACAATTTTATAAACTAGATTTATTATTTGATAATTTAAAAAGCACAGAAGACAAAATAAACTTATATATTGGAGATGAACAATATGATGTAAATGTCATAATTGATTTTTTAAATAATAAAATTGCAGTTACAAGATCAATAAATCAAGACTTTCACTTTGGAAAAGAAGCATTTGAAAAACAAAGAGTATTTGATATAAATAGAGAAAACGTTAATGATAAAAGTATTTTAGAAATATATAATGACAAAACTATTTTAGAATTTAAATTTTTAGACGGTTCTACATTTACAATGCTTAAATATCCAGATGGAGTTACAAAAGAAAAAGTAAAATTAACTTCAGAAAAAGAATCTATTAATTACAAGTATTATCAAATTGTACAGGATTAA